The Bombina bombina isolate aBomBom1 chromosome 9, aBomBom1.pri, whole genome shotgun sequence sequence gAGCACAATACGAGCACAAACTGACGCCTGCAAAAACCCTCCGTTTAGCGAAGTTAAAGCGTGAGTGGGATAGCTAAATagttctccactcgtaatctagcccttgataTGGCCAAATCTGAAAGACCTTTGATTATTTTTTTCCAGATgattagaataaataaataaataaaaagcagttGGACAATCAGGGATTAGTGAATAAACACTTATGCGTAGAACCCCTGAAAATTGCGATAATTACAGTCACGCTTATGCCCTCTCCAGAACTCTCCAGTGCTGCTGCAGATGACTCTTCAGACAGTGATTAAAGCCACAACTGGTCCTGATTTGTTCAGAAGCCATATTTGTATCTAGAGAGGAACAACTTTTATATATGGGTCAAATCGAAAAAGAAGGTAATTTTAGTTTTCCACTGGAATATTAGTGAAATATACATTGTATTCTATTTATATTCTGTTTTCCTTGTATGTTGTGGCAACTAAAACTCCttattgaaatgttttatttaCAAGAAATCCATTTCAGAATATTTTCACTAAACAATAACCCTTTAAACAAGTATTATTTCCACTGCAAAGTATTAGAAGCTTTTCAAATGTAATAAACTCATTGTTTGTATGAAACAGTGAATGGATAGACATGTGATCGACTGTCAACCTGTGTTGCCTCATTCATAAAAATTCTGCAGACTCATGCTCCCACCTCCTCACCTGTCTGGTCAGATCAAAAGATCTTGTCACTAGGGGTGTGTCCCAAGAGTCCTTTAAAGGTAGCCTCAGAGTCCCATAGAAATTTAAGACCAAACATCCTCTCTACTTGTCCCAGCAACTGAAATTAGCAACATGAAGTACATCATCCTGGTGGCTCTGGTGATGCAAGTCTGGGCTCATCCCCCAGGTAAAAATGGTAAGTCAACGTTGACACAACAAGAGTGAATGATATTGTGTATCATTTCTTCATTGTTTTACTACACCTGTGATGTTTGTGTTAGCAGAGGGGTTGCAAGGAAACCAGTGCTTATTGCATAGAACAGGTCACTCTCGTCTGACACATAGTTTGCACAATCTCTTCTAAGTGAACATTACCAGGGAAATTTAATTATCCAAAACTCTGTAAAAGATTGTTAAGACTTTTTTTGTACAGGAATTGGGACATACACTGAAAGAGATTGTATTTCCATATTTTTGTTTTGAAAGATGTAgcttatattttgtatattatgcATTTATTTACAGTGTGACAAGTTAGTTAATATAAATGAATAgcttacataaatatattatttatgccAGTTGTCTTAAGTGTCTGGGATGTAACTTTTTGTTTTGTCATACAATTAGgtttattttacatctttttttttttttggacataaCCATAATGAAAACTGAAGGTTTTCTGTATAAGTAGCATTTAGTGtggaaaaaactttaaattttaaatctcatgtattttgaaagaaaataaatatgagatgtgaaatgataaatatataaatagaccaTATCACTCATGATATAGAAATCCACTGACATTGATGGTTATAATGAATAATAATCATGAAAACTGTgcgttttaacatttaataaaaaaacaaacctccCTGTTTTTCCTAATACGTGACAAATGCATCCCAAATTTTCCTTTGTGCATTTTAATGAACAGATTTGCCTAGTAAAATGCAATGCAAAGTAGACACATTTCTGTGCACCACAGACAGACTGTAGTATGACATTTTTATTTTCACCAAACAGGTAGGAATTAGAATGGCTGGAGAGTGCACATATAATGTGCACtaaaactgcaattcaatttcCTCCTTTGCAGTCTAAACACTAGTAACTCTCCTTTTAACACCTTACTTGCCAAATTGTGCTGTTGTGATATCACCTGAAAACAAAAAAATCCCACCATATCAACATATTACTGTATTCATTTGAAATACTGCCCCCCTAGTGTTATAACTCAGCAACACTGAGAATATGGTCACCTATTGCTGAATTGGTTTGGCAAACATTCTTGTGTTGTGAGTAGTAAAAAGTATTAAGTATAAAAGTtattagtccactcaatgttaaaaatGGGAACCACTGTTTAGCTTTGTAAAGATTTATCATTTaattatttatgtaatatattttgttgttaattaaCTATAAGATGGAATTATTTCAGGTTTGCTTGTCTAAATCATACAAGGGTATCTGTATATAATGTTTAAATTCAATTACATTTATTCCCATTTTTAATATGACTTATTTTATAGAGTTTCATTGACTTTTACTTATAAATGTACAATGACCctcttcattattttattattaaatattattattatttttttattttttttaaagacaatcgGGCGCCGAAGAATGAACCTCCACGTGGAGTTAAACCTCCCGAAgctgcgaatcatgtccacccttcTATTCCACCTTCTGGATCTGGATTCCATTCCCATTTGCCTCTCAATGTCACAGGAATCCCCCAAAATCATAACTCATCTCATCCTCCCCATCTTATAAATAGTACAGATCGGCCTTTTCATAAAGGTTTACCTAAGAAACCCGAAGGTGGTCGCCATAGACCCATTAGAGCATTAGGAGTTGCTGGCAaacctaaaccaaacccccctaaaGTAGGCACCCCCCCTCCCCATCAACCAGAGGGTAAGCCCCATCCTGCCGGGATAGGTCCCAATGCTACTGTCAAGCCCTTTAGTGAAAGACCAGATAAGGTAAGAACTGTGTGTTGTTTGCGTATACGTGTGTAATATGTCATATGTGTCAGCTTTCTCAGAAGTCTTGTGATTTAACAGGGCAAAGACAAAGAACCAGATTACATTGCAGTTGTAATATATTTACTATTTTAGTAATAAAAAAATCTGTATCAAGTTTATTGATTTTTATTTGAGTAAGCAAAACTTCcatctgtaatttagtgtctgtcTTAGATAGTCGATTAAATAGATCAAGTGTAAATATCAgactaattaaaataatttagtaaaTTCACACAACATATCTATGTAGCGGGCCATAGTGAATTACCCTTATCATCCAGTGAGAGGCTAATACTTCTGCACATACCTAAATTATACACCTTTAAAACTCCACAGATAGtcatgtaacaatatatttgtatgtttgtgtgatgCTTTCAAATGTAAGAAATAACATTTTAGAGTTTTAAGGGCCTTTAAAGTGAatgaaaagtctaaaaaaaaaacagagcaaacaAAAATCTGTTGAGTATATCAGggataaaaacctttttttaatccgTTCAGGAAATTATGTTTTACAAAAAacgaatacatttaaaaaagcctCTTTTATAGGAAGCAAACAAAAATGACTTTCATGTTGTTATTACCCATAGACATTGGGGCTGATATATTACTAAGCAGTAGATGCGGCTTATTCCGCACAAGACTTCAGGCCTGCCGGaaacaggcgttaagaagcagcggtcttaagacctctgaggcggcggactgtaatcatcccgatcagatacgatcaggattattgacaccccctgctagcggccgattggccgctaatgtgcagggggcagcattgcacaagcattttacaagaaatgcttgtgcaatgataaatgctgatagtgtatgctgtcagcatttatcgatgtcgaggagacatgattcgctacagcgaattatgtctgcccgacatttgataaatcggctcctttgTCTTCAGTTTGGCCTCTGCTTATGCCTAAACATTATTGAACGTATTTGTGTTATTACTGTGCAGTATGATAAGATATTTTATCACAGTTCTGTCACCATTCTAGggaagttttacatttttttagctGCTAGATGCTTAGCATTCTTAGCTAGAACTCAACTTTGTTCCATATTTTGCATTGTTTTTGCATTTCAAACAATTTATTGACACCACATGTACTAGGCTTGTGCATTCGGACTATTTGGAAACAAACGAATGGTGAATATGGTGGTCGCCAGTGACATTTGGCTATtttcagatttcttcttgtgaaagtgcaacactgtATGATCTGGATTTGCACTTCTACAAGAAGAAAATAGCCAAATGCAGCTGGCGGCCACTTTATTCTCCCTTCATTTGCTTCCCAATAGTCTGAATGCAGAAGCCTAAAATCTACCAACCATCGTTCTGTCACTAAAGTGAAATTACATTTGTATATAGGAAGATTGAAATGTAAAATGTTTGTAGTGTGAAGTAAAATCAATAATGCTAACATGGCTTATACTGACTCTCACGGCACGTACCCATATTCCTCCCTACCTCCTCTACTGGAAGACAGTTACAATTAATCTAAGCCTTTTTCTGAAGGGTGGTATTTTGGCTTAGGATAACTAGTCTTGTGCTTAGGGCAAAAAGGGGTATAAAGTGTGTATGTGAAGTTTAATTACATGATGCCTTCTTCTactgtgttttgttttattaattttattacaatacAATGATTCCCATCTGTCTCCGGAAGGGACATTCCCCTCCATGCATCTCTGGgtgtgatatatatgatatatggaaTTGTTTGGGTTACGTGGGGTAGGGAAGGCAGCAGATACCCCAATGCCTAAAgcagcataaaaaaaacaaaatactctaCAGTCATTAGGTATAGAACTAGCTATAAAGTGTCACCCTGATGGGGTATGGAGATGAGTATACTTGTATATAACAATACAATAAACACTTCAAGGCTATTGACACTTTATGCATTTCTGTTTTCAAATCGGAAGCTTGCTCAGTATATCTCCAGTTTATCTgtcataaaatattacaataattgcaaagttgaagggacactgaacccaaatttgttcttttgtgattcagatagagcagtaattttaagcaactttcaaatttactcctattatcaaatgtttttcattctcttggtatttttatttgaaaggcaagaatgtaagtttagatgccggaccatttttgatgaacaacctgggttgttcttgctgattggtgaataaattcatccaccaataaacaagtgctgtcaatgtttctggactttctttttcaaataaatatagcaagagaacgaagaaaatttgataataggagtaaattagaaagttgtttaaaatcgctgctctatctgaatcacaaaagaaaatatgtgggttcagtgtccctttaatactgaccaATAATGTAATCAGGAACCTAAACCCAGATATGAcatgaatttgttttttaaatattgctaaggctttttttataattttactgTTGGGACTAGAAGACATTTATGTAAACAAATGATTATTATTACAGCTGAACAACAAGACAGGAGAAAAGCCCAGGCCAAAGAGAGACGTTCACCAGAAAGACAGTTCTGAATCTGATCCCACTGGTCAACCCCACTCTGCAGAGGATAGTAATGAAAGCAGACCCCCAAAGCCATCGCTGCCCCCACCTGGTACAAAGGGCGCCAAGCCTTTAGGAAAGGGACCCAAGGACAATCATGGACCACCCCAAGGGAAAAGGCCGCACTAAACCAAATGGTGAATAGACAGACAATTCAGCTGTTGTCTTTTAAATGATTCAGTCACAATGTGCAATAGAACAAACAaacacaatttacttctgttatctaattcacttctgttatctaattcacttctattatctaattcacttctgttatctaattcacttctgttatctaattcacttttgttatctaattcacttctattatctaa is a genomic window containing:
- the LOC128639664 gene encoding basic salivary proline-rich protein 3-like; the encoded protein is MKYIILVALVMQVWAHPPGKNDNRAPKNEPPRGVKPPEAANHVHPSIPPSGSGFHSHLPLNVTGIPQNHNSSHPPHLINSTDRPFHKGLPKKPEGGRHRPIRALGVAGKPKPNPPKVGTPPPHQPEGKPHPAGIGPNATVKPFSERPDKLNNKTGEKPRPKRDVHQKDSSESDPTGQPHSAEDSNESRPPKPSLPPPGTKGAKPLGKGPKDNHGPPQGKRPH